One window of the Klebsiella oxytoca genome contains the following:
- a CDS encoding DsrE/DsrF/TusD sulfur relay family protein: protein MQRIVIIANGAAYGSESLFNSLRLAIALREQQSDLELRLFLMSDAVTAGLRGQKPAEGYNIQQMLEILTAQNVPVKLCKTCTDGRGISALPLIDGVEIGTLVELAQWTLAADKVLTF from the coding sequence ATGCAACGTATTGTGATTATCGCTAACGGTGCCGCCTACGGCAGCGAATCTCTGTTCAATAGCCTGCGTCTGGCAATCGCTCTGCGTGAGCAGCAGTCCGACCTCGAACTCAGGCTGTTTTTAATGTCCGATGCGGTCACCGCCGGCCTGCGCGGACAGAAACCTGCGGAAGGCTACAACATTCAGCAAATGCTGGAGATCCTCACCGCGCAAAACGTGCCGGTGAAGCTATGCAAAACCTGTACCGATGGCCGGGGGATCAGCGCGCTGCCGCTGATTGATGGCGTGGAAATTGGCACCCTCGTTGAGCTGGCGCAATGGACGCTGGCAGCAGATAAAGTCCTGACCTTTTAA